A single region of the Cinclus cinclus chromosome 10, bCinCin1.1, whole genome shotgun sequence genome encodes:
- the KY gene encoding kyphoscoliosis peptidase, with translation MGTMDFKTDASAVTINLLLIVRPEEAASKEKGQREGQTEGGRGAGLEGDGNGNSRSQPPQGTDLNGQCGPTDPREQTPPLILGPDKGTQVTVEIHHEDTSPQLIKRLSLGKGSQRLRGHYNKGFQKTEAPPPPGAKDLHVYPWDKSSLKSMPVDLEQFKKLDDYALKVNVKNSVEELVKALLKQARTDLEKVRAIWMWICHHIEYDVVGYHNKSQLSSKPRDVFQMGKSICEGYAELFEHMCSLAGIQCKKLSGHAKGHGYKTGQTFTGDSDHAWNAVYLEGRWHLLDSTWGSGSVDDSFTKFTYRYNEFYFLTHPALFINNHFPDNSNWQLLKPTLTLKEFENNMLHSSNFYMLGLLATHPETPIIQTVNGKASISVDCRSNMLFTFKLKGAQEHGLMTLEKHGMKLDIYPQKTGSHKLEIFAKPSKAEASDDVYKCVVEYVVECESVDKAMCFPKDLRQPVGPSWFSECHGFLQPSHREPILHTNDGRCSFTFNLSKDISILTLLHTDGSSHAEDMGRQHVLQIQRRNQIELKVQLPHAGSFVLQIYSKKKSDPGNYDYTFNYLIRCLNMEVKWPAFPQSYSKWLQDYEILEPLSGLLPANRNVQFRLKMHGIAKVLVQAENIYPLTQNKGVWEGTCSTSGCREVFVMVHENANHTFYSQVLKYEVEAQ, from the exons ATGGGTACCATGGACTTTAAGACAGATGCCAGTGCAGTCACCATCAATTTGCTGCTTATTGTGCGCCCCGAGGAGGCAGCGAGCAAGGAGAAGGGGCAGCGAGAGGGGCAGACGGAAGGCGGCCGAGGCGCAG GTTTGGAGGGTGATGGCAATGGAAACAGCAGATCACAGCCACCTCAGGGCACAGACCTGAACG GCCAGTGTGGCCCCACAGATCCCCGTGAGCAGACACCACCCCTCATTTTGGGCCCTGACAAAG GAACACAAGTGACAGTGGAGATTCACCACGAGGATACCAGCCCCCAACTCATCAAGAGACTCTCCTTGGGCAAAG GTTCCCAGAGGCTGAGAGGACACTACAACAAAG GTTTCCAGAAGACTGAGGCCCCACCACCACCGGGAGCAAAGGACCTCCACG TATATCCATGGGACAAATCCTCTTTGAAATCCATGCCAGTAGATTTGGAGCAATTTAAGAAGCTGGATGACTACGCATTAAAA GTGAACGTCAAGAACAGCGTGGAGGAACTGGTCAAAGCCCTGCTGAAACAAGCCCGGACTGACCTGGAGAAGGTCCGAGCCATATGGATGTGGATATGCCATCACATAG AATACGACGTCGTGGGCTACCACAACAAAAGCCAGCTGTCGAGCAAGCCCAGAGATGTGTTTCAGATGGGCAAGAGCATTTGTGAGGGCTATGCTGAGCTCTTTGAACATATGTGCAG tcttGCAGGGATACAGTGCAAGAAGCTCTCAGGACACGCCAAGGGACACGGGTACAAGACAGGGCAGACCTTCACAGGGGACTCTGACCATGCCTGGAATGCTGTCTACCTTGAGGGAAGGTGGCACTTACTGGACAGCACCTGGGGGAGCGGTTCTGTGGATGATTCCTTCACCAAGTTCACCTACAG gtACAATGAGTTTTACTTTCTGACTCACCCAGCCCTGTTCATTAACAATCACTTCCCAGATAACAGTAACTGGCAGCTTCTTAAGCCCACACTGACGCTGAAGGAGTTTGAGAACAACATGCTGCACAGCAGCAACTTCTAcatgctggggctgctggccaCACACCCAGAGACTCCCATCATCCAAACAG TAAATGGAAAAGCCTCTATATCTGTGGACTGCCGTTCCAACATGTTATTTACGTTTAAGCTGAAAGGAGCACAAGAACACGGTTTGATGACTTTGGAAAAACACGGAATGAAGCTGGATATCTACCCACAGAAGACAGGGAGCCACAAGCTGGAGATCTTTGCCAAGCCCTCCAAGGCTGAGGCTTCGGATGATGTCTACAAGTGCGTGGTGGAGTACGTGGTAGAGTGCGAGTCGGTGGACAAGGCCATGTGCTTCCCCAAGGACCTGCGCCAGCCCGTGGGGCCCAGCTGGTTCTCAGAGTGCCACGGCTTCCTGCAGCCGTCACACAGGGAGCCCATCCTGCACACCAACGACGGGcgctgctccttcaccttcaacCTGAGCAAGGACATCAGCATCCTGACTTTGCTGCACACCGACGGCAGCAGCCACGCCGAGGACATGGGCAGGCAGCACGTGCTGCAGATCCAGCGCAGGAACCAGATCGAGCTGAAGGTCCAGCTCCCTCACGCAGGGAGCTTCGTCCTCCAAATCTACTCCAAGAAGAAGTCGGATCCTGGTAATTACGACTACACCTTCAACTACCTCATCAGGTGCCTGAACATGGAGGTGAAGTGGCCAGCCTTTCCCCAGAGCTACAGCAAGTGGCTGCAAGACTACGAGATCCTGGAGCCGCTCTCGGGCCTGTTGCCAGCCAACCGCAATGTCCAGTTCAGACTCAAAATGCACGGCATTGCCAAGGTGCTGGTCCAGGCTGAGAACATCTACCCTCTCACCCAGAACAAGGGTGTCTGGGAGGGAACCTGCAGCACCTCGGGGTGCAGAGAGGTGTTTGTGATGGTGCACGAGAACGCAAACCACACCTTCTACTCACAAGTCCTCAAATATGAAGTTGAGGCCCAGTAA